One window of Salvelinus sp. IW2-2015 unplaced genomic scaffold, ASM291031v2 Un_scaffold4577, whole genome shotgun sequence genomic DNA carries:
- the LOC112077449 gene encoding lysine-specific demethylase phf2-like, translating to MKLKDFVDYYYSTSRKKVLNIINLEFFDKRMDSIVESPQIVRRLSWVENYWPDDALLGKPKVTKYCLIGVKDSYTDFHIECGGASVWYHVLKGEKIFFLIKPTSANLSLYERWRSSANHTEMFFATRWTSVTSAL from the exons ATGAAGCTCAAGGATTTTGTAGATTACTACTACAGCACCAGCAGgaagaaagtgttaaacattaTCAACCTCGAGTTCTTTGACAAAAG GATGGACAGTATAGTGGAGAGCCCTCAGATTGTGCGGAGGTTGTCGTGGGTAGAGAACTACTGGCCAGACGATGCTCTCCTGGGGAAACCTAAAGTGACTAAGTACTGTCTGATCGGTGTTAAAGACAGCTACACCGACTTCCACATCGAGTGTGGAGGGGCCTCCGTCTGGTACCACGTACTCAAG GGAGAGAAGATCTTCTTCCTGATCAAGCCCACGTCAGCTAACCTATCGTTGTACGAGCGCTGGAGGTCCTCAGCCAATCACACAGAGATGTTCTTCGCGACCAGGTGGACAAGTGTTACAAGTGCACTCTGA